The Nanoarchaeota archaeon nucleotide sequence GTGAAGCTTCCGCAGTTTGACAAGCTCGTCTCAAACCTGCCATATCAAATATGTGAAGCACTATTGCAAAGGCTTATTTTTACGGATTTTGCGCTCGCGGTTATCTGCGTTCCGGAAAAGTTTGCCGAACGGATTCTTGCAAAGAGCAACGATAAAAATTATTCGATCCTATCCATCAAATCACAGATATTCTTTGACATCAAATTGATTGCAGAGGTTCCGCGCAATTGCTTCTTTCCAGTGCCGCGCGTGAACTCTAAAGTCGTTTCGATAGCACCTAAAAAAAAGCCCGGTTTCTTTGGATATTTCCTCCAGGAATTCTTACGAGAGGATGACAAAATTGCAAAAAACGCAATGCGAGAAGCAGTGATATTCGCATCTAAAAGAACCGGCGCAAAGGAGATTCTGACAAAAAGAAGCGCAAAAGAGATTGTAGAAAAACTAAAACTGGTTCCGGAGACTCTTGAAAAAAGAGTTTCATCGCTAAATAGGAATGACGTTTCGTCAATAATCGAATGTGTAAAAAAGGCTTGCAACAATTATTAAAGATAACTAGCGAATTATTTGCAGGATAATTGCACAAAATTCAAATCATTTATTCTGGTGAGCGTAATGAAAAAATCCATTAATGAATTAACGGCAAGAGATGTGATGAGTTCTGAGATAATCTCGGTAAATATAAATGACACGCTGAAAACAGTTCTTCCGATTCTGATTAATAAGAAAATACATAATGTGCCCGTATTTGATGAAAAAACCTTTGTAGGATTCTTTGGATACAAGCAGCTTGCAAGGCTTTACAGGCGCCCTATAATTCAGACGCAGATTGGAAAGTACATAGTGAAGCCACCTGAAATAACACCTGAAACAAGCATAATCGATATATCGGATTATATGTACCGCCTTAACCAAAAGGTGCTTCCGGTTGTTGAAAATGGAAAGTTAGTAGGCATTGTTTCAGAAAAAGACGTGCTAAAAAGTGCGATTGAGAGCGGTGTGCTAAAGGGTAAAAAAGTGGAAGATTTCATGACTCCGGAGCCTCTTTCTGTTGCTGAAACAGACATGCTTGGAACTGCATTTTCAATGATACGCGAATCAAACATAAGCAGGCTGCCTGTGGTAAATCGCGACGGCAAACTTGTCGGAATACTGAAGTCGTTTGAC carries:
- the rsmA gene encoding ribosomal RNA small subunit methyltransferase A produces the protein MIFLKTTDILEKYGIAPNPDADQHFMIDEKMLKKIVSAAKLKKGDVVLEIGAGVGNLTKLLAEKAKKVYAIEKDNALSSTLKKETAEFGNIEIIIADALKVKLPQFDKLVSNLPYQICEALLQRLIFTDFALAVICVPEKFAERILAKSNDKNYSILSIKSQIFFDIKLIAEVPRNCFFPVPRVNSKVVSIAPKKKPGFFGYFLQEFLREDDKIAKNAMREAVIFASKRTGAKEILTKRSAKEIVEKLKLVPETLEKRVSSLNRNDVSSIIECVKKACNNY